A genomic segment from Rubrobacter tropicus encodes:
- a CDS encoding baeRF10 domain-containing protein, with protein sequence MAQARDLRQAIDSMAGRDGPMLSAYVSVNAAIPENQERAYLVRLRDAMNDEGVPESLQDRVRESLEGETHPGARTLAVFADEGGLFEVYRLQVDLPESSRWGDPYVAPLTLVLDEYEAYGAVVLDAERFRYFVVSPLADAEGGEQVKGNGFRELDVDPSEPYPRGGMDQEPTSRRTEANVHKFYNQLGELTRDLTLREGVKRLILAGPKERTAEFRNLLPNEVKDRVVAEEHLDLSASEGEILDRLEEIRERAEHERAGELLAEIRESGVRGPGETIKALQEENRVYHLAVLWDLDGEVRWSDADGLAIMDVTREKSPYSGEPTRVRPLTDVLVELAAARGARLDFMRGENENTDTLRDEFGGIAGLTRF encoded by the coding sequence ATGGCGCAGGCGCGAGATTTGAGGCAGGCGATAGATTCGATGGCGGGCCGCGACGGGCCCATGCTTTCGGCTTACGTGAGCGTGAACGCCGCCATCCCGGAGAACCAGGAGCGGGCCTACCTGGTGCGCCTCAGGGACGCCATGAACGACGAGGGCGTCCCTGAAAGTCTGCAGGATCGGGTCCGCGAGAGCCTTGAAGGGGAGACCCATCCCGGGGCCAGGACGCTCGCCGTCTTCGCGGACGAGGGCGGGCTCTTCGAGGTCTACCGGCTGCAGGTGGACCTGCCGGAGTCGAGCCGCTGGGGCGACCCGTACGTGGCGCCGCTAACCCTCGTGCTCGACGAGTACGAGGCCTACGGGGCGGTCGTACTGGACGCGGAGCGGTTCAGGTACTTCGTCGTCTCGCCGCTGGCGGACGCCGAAGGCGGCGAGCAGGTCAAGGGCAACGGTTTCAGGGAGTTGGACGTGGATCCCAGCGAGCCGTACCCCAGGGGCGGGATGGACCAGGAGCCGACCAGCCGCCGGACGGAGGCGAACGTCCACAAGTTCTACAACCAGCTCGGCGAGCTGACGCGGGACCTTACCCTCCGCGAGGGGGTGAAGCGCCTGATCCTGGCCGGCCCGAAAGAGAGGACCGCTGAGTTCCGCAACCTGCTGCCCAACGAGGTCAAGGACCGCGTCGTCGCCGAGGAACATTTGGACCTGAGCGCTTCGGAAGGAGAGATCCTGGACCGCCTGGAGGAGATCCGGGAGCGGGCCGAGCACGAGCGCGCGGGCGAGCTTCTGGCGGAGATCCGGGAATCCGGCGTGCGCGGTCCCGGGGAGACCATAAAAGCCCTCCAGGAAGAGAACCGCGTCTACCACCTCGCGGTCCTGTGGGACCTCGACGGCGAGGTGCGCTGGTCTGACGCGGACGGCCTCGCCATAATGGACGTTACGCGGGAGAAGAGCCCCTACTCCGGCGAGCCGACCCGCGTGCGGCCTCTCACCGACGTTCTTGTCGAGCTCGCGGCTGCCCGCGGCGCCCGCCTGGACTTCATGCGCGGCGAGAACGAGAACACCGACACTTTGCGCGACGAGTTCGGCGGCATAGCGGGCCTCACCCGCTTTTAG
- a CDS encoding sortase has product MRGRFGWIGAGVLLLGIVAILAVGFTALGGTDLLAGAGADKTERAKEPTGAKKDPPKAAQEPEKEQAKKEEPKEEESKKDEPDEELNNKEQAKAAEKEPTPTEASAEASASAAASAPADTTMTLEVPAIGLSVPVYEGTGEASLSAGTGHLSGTGYPWIPGSNTYVAGHRIGYPGTASDYVFWDLPSLVEGDEVYLTDANGKTYTYAVSEILEVPITDLSVTAPVAGRDVVSLQTCIENYGDYWTPGPNWYVRYVVRADKVA; this is encoded by the coding sequence ATGAGGGGAAGGTTCGGCTGGATCGGGGCCGGGGTGTTGTTGCTCGGCATCGTGGCGATCCTGGCGGTCGGGTTCACGGCCCTTGGGGGTACGGACCTGCTGGCGGGGGCGGGCGCCGACAAGACGGAGCGGGCCAAGGAGCCCACCGGCGCGAAGAAAGACCCTCCAAAAGCCGCCCAGGAACCCGAGAAGGAGCAAGCCAAGAAAGAGGAACCCAAAGAAGAAGAGTCGAAGAAAGACGAGCCGGACGAGGAGCTGAACAACAAGGAGCAGGCGAAGGCCGCGGAGAAAGAGCCTACGCCGACGGAGGCGTCCGCCGAGGCCTCCGCTTCGGCGGCCGCTTCGGCGCCCGCCGACACCACCATGACGCTCGAAGTCCCGGCGATAGGCCTCTCCGTCCCCGTCTACGAGGGTACGGGCGAGGCTTCGCTCTCGGCCGGGACCGGCCACCTTTCGGGGACCGGGTACCCCTGGATCCCGGGCTCCAACACCTACGTCGCCGGGCACCGCATCGGCTATCCCGGCACCGCCAGCGACTACGTTTTCTGGGACCTTCCCTCGCTCGTCGAAGGCGACGAGGTCTACCTTACCGACGCCAACGGCAAGACCTACACCTACGCGGTAAGCGAGATCCTGGAAGTACCGATCACGGACCTCTCGGTTACCGCCCCCGTCGCCGGCAGGGACGTCGTGAGCCTTCAGACGTGCATCGAAAACTACGGCGATTACTGGACCCCCGGACCCAACTGGTACGTCCGCTACGTGGTCCGCGCTGACAAGGTGGCGTAG
- a CDS encoding SixA phosphatase family protein, whose amino-acid sequence MDVYLVRHASAHGRDPERWPDDSLRPLTPEGEEAFRHSLPGLVQLAPRVDALLSSPFERAWRTAEVLAELEGWPAPKAWASLEPTLPPDRAARVLEAYEAAGTVALVGHRPGLHELASYLLTGEANGAEITIKKGGVVCVRFDGALSPGTGQLRWLATPKMLRAMAEAIR is encoded by the coding sequence GTGGATGTCTACCTGGTACGCCACGCATCCGCCCACGGGCGCGACCCGGAGCGCTGGCCCGACGATTCGCTCCGTCCCCTGACACCCGAGGGAGAGGAAGCCTTTCGGCACTCTCTCCCAGGTCTCGTCCAACTCGCGCCCCGGGTCGACGCGCTCCTCAGCAGCCCCTTCGAGCGGGCGTGGCGGACGGCCGAGGTCCTGGCCGAGCTGGAAGGCTGGCCCGCGCCGAAGGCCTGGGCTTCGCTCGAACCGACGTTGCCGCCGGATAGGGCCGCGCGGGTCCTCGAAGCTTACGAAGCGGCTGGGACCGTTGCGTTGGTCGGGCACCGGCCCGGCCTGCACGAGCTCGCCTCGTACTTGCTCACCGGCGAGGCGAACGGCGCCGAGATCACCATAAAGAAAGGCGGCGTAGTGTGCGTCCGCTTCGACGGCGCGCTGTCACCAGGCACCGGTCAACTACGCTGGCTCGCCACCCCGAAGATGCTGCGCGCGATGGCAGAAGCGATTCGCTGA
- a CDS encoding CYTH and CHAD domain-containing protein, with amino-acid sequence MAQQRSRRRSAGTTKSGGRSSRGRSPVDHHEVEWQFDAVELEPVEAWLRQHSSGSGLVVEPESEEKITDAYYDAEDWRFYRAGYALRVRKVGSNAEATMKSLSPAEGNVRKRREITEPLGDDKPATLGKAPGPVGERIRSLLGGQDTRLMFEVRTSRQKFALLLEDDTGEPENGSSANRVRIGEVVLDSSEIPIGEGRESARICRVEVEAGAGTAPTPDLRGFVDEMQYALELKPASISKFETGLYATGLSPRSETEAGPTEIEPTMTLGEVAFAVLRRQFAKMRSHEPGTRIGEDPEALHDMRVATRRMRAAMKVFEGALPERAKWFREELRWVAGSLGDVRDLDVQIGRLEAWKNEADEESSEFLGKILDVMKKRRTEARALMLEVLDSARYERLEASFGEMLRRGPGAERELAQGNGHSPEGEPVTSAAPALISARYRKWSKAAGRLEESSPTESFHDLRKKGKRLRYALEFVSEVYGKGTEDLIEPLKTLQDDLGDHQDAVVAAGTLRELGTTTNGPRVPRGAAFTMGVYSERYLREAARIRSEVLRSKPFRALARGKTWKDFEKVMKDARKSPQKAKGSKKTVR; translated from the coding sequence GTGGCGCAGCAGAGGAGCAGGCGGAGATCGGCCGGGACCACCAAGTCGGGAGGACGGTCTTCCAGAGGGAGGTCTCCGGTCGACCATCACGAGGTGGAGTGGCAGTTCGACGCGGTGGAGCTCGAACCCGTCGAGGCCTGGCTGCGGCAGCACTCGTCCGGGTCCGGCCTCGTGGTCGAGCCCGAGTCGGAGGAGAAGATCACCGACGCCTACTACGACGCGGAGGACTGGCGTTTCTACCGGGCCGGGTACGCCCTGCGCGTCCGCAAGGTGGGGAGCAACGCCGAGGCTACCATGAAGTCCCTCTCGCCCGCGGAGGGCAACGTCAGAAAGCGGCGCGAGATCACGGAGCCCCTTGGCGACGATAAGCCCGCCACTCTGGGCAAGGCCCCCGGTCCTGTCGGGGAGCGCATCCGCTCCCTTCTCGGAGGCCAGGACACGCGGCTGATGTTCGAGGTCCGCACCAGCCGCCAGAAGTTCGCGCTCCTGCTGGAGGACGATACGGGCGAGCCGGAGAACGGCTCGTCGGCAAACCGGGTCCGCATCGGCGAGGTCGTGCTCGACTCTTCCGAAATTCCGATCGGCGAGGGCCGGGAGTCGGCCCGAATCTGCCGCGTCGAGGTCGAGGCCGGTGCCGGGACCGCCCCGACGCCCGACCTGCGGGGCTTCGTCGACGAGATGCAGTATGCCCTGGAACTGAAGCCCGCCTCGATCTCCAAGTTCGAGACCGGCCTCTACGCCACGGGCCTCAGCCCGCGCTCCGAGACCGAGGCGGGGCCCACGGAGATAGAACCGACCATGACTTTGGGCGAGGTCGCGTTCGCCGTGCTGCGGAGGCAGTTCGCCAAGATGCGGTCCCACGAGCCCGGCACCAGGATCGGCGAAGACCCGGAAGCGCTCCACGACATGCGCGTGGCGACGCGCCGGATGCGGGCCGCCATGAAGGTGTTCGAGGGGGCGCTGCCCGAGAGGGCGAAGTGGTTCCGCGAGGAGCTCCGCTGGGTGGCGGGCTCTTTGGGCGACGTCAGGGACTTGGACGTCCAGATCGGCCGCCTGGAGGCCTGGAAGAACGAGGCCGACGAGGAGAGCTCCGAGTTCCTCGGCAAGATCCTCGACGTCATGAAGAAGCGGCGGACCGAGGCCCGCGCGCTCATGCTCGAAGTGCTCGACTCGGCGCGCTACGAGCGCCTGGAGGCGTCCTTCGGCGAGATGCTGCGTCGTGGCCCGGGCGCGGAGCGGGAGCTCGCGCAGGGCAACGGCCACAGCCCCGAGGGCGAGCCCGTCACATCGGCGGCGCCGGCCCTGATCTCCGCCCGCTACCGCAAGTGGAGCAAGGCCGCCGGGCGTCTGGAAGAGTCGTCACCTACCGAGAGCTTCCACGACCTTCGCAAGAAAGGCAAGCGGCTCCGCTACGCGCTTGAGTTCGTCTCCGAGGTATACGGCAAGGGGACGGAAGACCTGATCGAACCCCTAAAGACGCTGCAGGACGACCTCGGCGATCACCAGGACGCCGTCGTCGCCGCCGGCACCCTGCGAGAACTCGGCACCACGACGAACGGTCCCCGCGTCCCGCGGGGCGCGGCCTTCACGATGGGCGTCTACTCCGAGCGCTACCTCAGGGAAGCCGCCAGGATACGCTCCGAAGTGCTCCGGTCGAAGCCGTTTCGCGCCCTCGCCAGGGGCAAGACCTGGAAGGACTTCGAGAAGGTCATGAAGGACGCCAGGAAGAGCCCGCAGAAGGCGAAGGGCTCGAAAAAGACCGTCCGCTAG
- a CDS encoding MgtC/SapB family protein gives MENLTISYAEIVVRLLATAVLCGLIGLERETRDQSAGFRTHILLGLGAALFTLVSAYGFPDFTGAALESGGRGVQFDPTRIAAQVVTGVGFLGAGAIIRQGIDVRGLTTAASLWTAAAIGLASGAGYYFGAAATTAVVLVALYLLRGVRVYVVSRFRTAFAVLNVHFTDAGAEISGVTNILESNDVRIRSTDAEIEDGRASYELQLRVPPGRSMHEMLAEVSALPSVKRAEITGLQEVE, from the coding sequence GTGGAAAACCTGACGATCTCGTACGCGGAGATAGTGGTCCGGCTGCTCGCGACGGCGGTGCTGTGCGGGTTGATCGGGCTGGAGCGCGAGACGCGAGACCAGTCCGCGGGGTTCAGGACGCACATCCTTCTCGGCCTCGGGGCCGCGCTCTTCACGCTCGTCTCGGCCTACGGTTTCCCCGATTTCACGGGGGCGGCGCTGGAGAGCGGCGGTCGGGGCGTACAGTTCGACCCGACCAGGATAGCCGCCCAGGTCGTCACCGGCGTCGGATTTCTCGGGGCCGGCGCGATCATCCGCCAGGGTATCGACGTGCGGGGCCTCACCACCGCGGCGAGCCTCTGGACGGCCGCCGCCATCGGCCTGGCCTCTGGCGCGGGCTACTACTTCGGCGCGGCGGCCACGACGGCCGTGGTACTCGTGGCCCTGTACCTGCTGCGCGGGGTCAGGGTCTACGTGGTCTCGCGCTTCCGCACCGCCTTCGCCGTCCTGAACGTCCACTTCACCGACGCGGGCGCCGAGATTTCCGGCGTGACGAACATCCTAGAAAGCAACGACGTCAGGATCCGCAGCACGGACGCGGAGATAGAGGATGGCAGGGCAAGCTACGAGCTCCAATTACGCGTCCCCCCGGGCCGGAGCATGCACGAGATGCTGGCCGAGGTCTCCGCCCTCCCGAGCGTAAAGCGCGCGGAGATCACGGGATTGCAGGAGGTCGAATGA
- a CDS encoding cysteine hydrolase family protein: protein MVEKRVNGCFVGTALEGRLRAARMTGALEICGVTTGHRVSATARMAANTSFAAVSDARATFDREGPDGRAFLAGEAHEVSLASLHGAFAEAVSSGPLPSEPEAGNGARR from the coding sequence GTGGTAGAGAAGCGGGTGAACGGCTGCTTCGTCGGTACCGCCCTCGAAGGGCGCCTGCGGGCCGCAAGGATGACAGGGGCGCTCGAGATCTGCGGCGTGACGACCGGCCACCGCGTCTCGGCAACCGCCAGGATGGCCGCCAACACAAGCTTCGCCGCCGTCTCCGACGCCCGCGCCACCTTCGACCGCGAGGGACCGGACGGTAGGGCGTTCCTTGCCGGGGAGGCGCACGAGGTCTCGCTGGCGAGCCTGCACGGGGCGTTCGCCGAGGCGGTTTCGTCTGGCCCGTTGCCCTCCGAGCCGGAGGCGGGAAACGGGGCCCGCCGGTGA
- a CDS encoding alcohol dehydrogenase family protein has protein sequence MKAVLLTGHGGPEKLEYREDVPAPEPAAGEVLIEVGAAGVNNTDLWTREGAYGAADDPEATGGWRRGEAMGFPRIQGMDVAGRIVAVGDGVAGTRVGERVLVDPTLYAGEGNGLIGAGFIGSERDGGFAEYVAVPAGNAHPVGSALGDEELATFPTAYVTAQRMLKRARLKSGETVLVTGASGGVGSALVQLAKARGAYVVAVAGPGKEERVREIGADAVLARGTPDLPAAASEASGGRPIDAVADVVGGDSFAGLLNALRPEGRYVVAGAIAGPSVGLDLRTVYLNHLEIIGSTMGTREDFADVVRHVTDGRVRPLLAGVYPLRDLGRAQEDFGRKSFFGKLVVVPR, from the coding sequence GTGAAGGCGGTCCTGCTCACCGGCCACGGGGGTCCCGAGAAGCTCGAGTACCGGGAGGACGTCCCCGCGCCCGAACCCGCCGCCGGCGAGGTCCTCATCGAGGTCGGCGCCGCCGGCGTAAACAACACGGACCTCTGGACCAGGGAGGGCGCATACGGGGCGGCGGACGACCCCGAGGCGACGGGCGGCTGGCGGCGCGGGGAGGCGATGGGTTTCCCGCGGATACAGGGCATGGACGTGGCGGGCCGGATCGTCGCGGTCGGCGACGGGGTCGCGGGAACACGGGTCGGCGAACGCGTCCTGGTCGATCCGACCTTGTACGCCGGGGAGGGGAACGGCCTTATCGGCGCCGGGTTTATCGGCAGCGAGCGGGACGGCGGCTTCGCCGAGTACGTCGCGGTCCCCGCGGGGAACGCCCACCCCGTCGGCAGCGCCTTGGGCGACGAGGAGCTCGCCACGTTCCCAACGGCCTACGTCACCGCCCAGCGGATGCTCAAGCGGGCGAGGCTCAAGAGCGGCGAGACCGTCCTCGTGACCGGAGCCTCCGGCGGCGTCGGCTCGGCGCTGGTGCAGCTCGCGAAGGCGCGCGGCGCGTACGTCGTCGCCGTGGCGGGCCCGGGCAAGGAGGAGCGCGTCCGCGAGATCGGCGCCGACGCGGTGCTCGCACGCGGCACCCCCGACCTGCCCGCCGCCGCGTCGGAAGCCTCGGGCGGCCGCCCGATCGACGCGGTGGCCGACGTGGTGGGGGGAGACTCCTTTGCGGGTTTACTCAACGCCTTGAGGCCCGAGGGCCGCTACGTGGTAGCCGGAGCCATCGCCGGCCCTTCCGTGGGCCTCGACCTGAGGACCGTCTACCTCAACCACCTGGAGATCATCGGCTCGACCATGGGCACGCGCGAGGACTTCGCCGACGTCGTGCGGCACGTGACCGACGGCCGGGTGAGGCCGCTACTGGCCGGCGTCTACCCGCTCCGCGACCTCGGGCGGGCCCAGGAAGACTTCGGACGGAAGAGCTTCTTCGGCAAGCTAGTGGTTGTGCCGCGCTGA
- a CDS encoding TspO/MBR family protein translates to MTPDWAPLGVAVGLCAAVAVLEGFLTGDGPKTWYPRLRKPRWQIPLWASILVGLIVYVIDGFVAYRVLTAVPSAGDRAVALTALVVVMLLNALWNYAFFEYRSTLVGYLGIIGFLGPLLVLQIALFVYEPVAAWVHLAYTIYVLAYDVPLFYAIRRLNPGP, encoded by the coding sequence ATGACGCCGGACTGGGCGCCCCTCGGGGTCGCCGTCGGGCTCTGTGCGGCGGTCGCGGTACTCGAAGGGTTCCTGACGGGGGACGGGCCGAAGACCTGGTATCCGCGTTTGAGGAAGCCCCGGTGGCAGATCCCGCTGTGGGCCTCCATCCTGGTCGGCCTCATCGTCTACGTGATCGACGGGTTCGTGGCCTACCGGGTGCTGACGGCGGTCCCCTCCGCGGGGGACAGGGCGGTAGCGTTGACGGCGCTCGTCGTCGTCATGTTGCTGAACGCCCTGTGGAACTACGCCTTCTTCGAGTACCGGAGCACCCTCGTCGGGTACTTGGGGATAATCGGGTTCCTTGGGCCGCTCCTCGTGCTCCAGATTGCGCTTTTCGTCTACGAGCCGGTCGCGGCGTGGGTCCACCTGGCCTACACGATCTACGTGCTGGCATACGACGTTCCGCTTTTCTACGCGATCCGGCGCCTCAACCCCGGGCCCTGA